In Maridesulfovibrio zosterae DSM 11974, a genomic segment contains:
- a CDS encoding NAD(P)-dependent oxidoreductase yields MGRHILEEAARCLQCKKPLCSKGCPLGTPINKMIELLLDGEMQQAGALLFENNPLSVVCSLICPHENFCEGHCILGRKSSPVQVSDIENYISRYYLAQFHPEREESESNGSKIAIVGSGPAGITVAFILALKGYNVTIFESEEKIGGVLQYGIPEFRLPKDILERLRSVLLQLGVKIRPNMLIGPVVTLDDLLRDNYKAIFIGTGVWNPKPLRLKGETLGHVHYAINYLKNPDVYELGKKVVVIGAGNVAMDVARTVLRKGADEVTVLYRRGEEDMSATKYEYEYARLDGVRFEFYWSPLEISDEGLVCIRTAKETDTNGNTKLVTVEGSDRLIEADSIFIAASQAPRNNLSGIEIGKTGLVITDEDGRTTRDGIFASGDVVTGAKTVAEAVRLSKRSAQAIIDYVEGN; encoded by the coding sequence ATGGGAAGACACATTCTTGAAGAAGCTGCACGCTGTCTGCAATGTAAAAAACCGCTTTGCAGCAAAGGTTGCCCGCTCGGAACTCCGATTAATAAAATGATTGAGCTTTTGCTGGATGGGGAAATGCAACAGGCTGGAGCTTTGCTGTTTGAAAATAATCCGCTCTCAGTTGTTTGTTCGCTAATCTGCCCTCATGAAAATTTTTGTGAAGGCCATTGTATCCTCGGCCGCAAAAGTTCTCCTGTTCAGGTCAGCGATATTGAAAATTATATTTCTCGCTATTACCTTGCACAGTTTCATCCGGAAAGGGAAGAATCTGAAAGTAACGGATCTAAAATCGCTATAGTAGGCTCAGGTCCTGCGGGTATCACAGTTGCTTTTATTCTCGCATTAAAAGGGTATAACGTAACAATCTTTGAATCCGAGGAGAAGATCGGTGGAGTACTGCAATATGGTATCCCAGAATTCCGTCTACCCAAAGATATTCTTGAAAGGTTACGCAGTGTCTTATTACAACTGGGGGTAAAAATTCGCCCCAATATGCTGATTGGACCTGTTGTAACTTTAGATGACTTGCTGCGGGACAATTATAAAGCAATCTTTATTGGTACAGGAGTCTGGAATCCAAAACCGTTGCGTCTAAAAGGTGAGACTCTCGGACATGTTCACTATGCTATCAATTATTTAAAGAATCCTGATGTCTATGAATTGGGAAAGAAAGTAGTTGTTATCGGAGCTGGAAATGTTGCCATGGATGTAGCACGTACAGTTTTGCGCAAAGGAGCTGACGAGGTGACAGTCCTTTACCGTAGAGGTGAAGAGGATATGAGTGCCACTAAGTATGAATATGAATATGCCAGACTTGATGGAGTGAGATTTGAATTCTACTGGTCTCCGCTTGAAATCTCAGATGAGGGACTTGTCTGCATAAGAACAGCCAAAGAGACTGATACTAACGGTAATACCAAGCTTGTAACAGTTGAAGGTTCAGATAGATTGATAGAGGCCGATTCCATTTTTATAGCTGCCAGTCAGGCTCCGCGTAATAATCTGTCAGGTATTGAGATTGGGAAAACTGGTCTGGTAATAACTGACGAAGATGGGCGTACCACCCGTGATGGTATTTTTGCATCTGGAGATGTCGTGACCGGAGCAAAAACAGTTGCTGAAGCAGTAAGACTTTCCAAGCGTTCTGCACAGGCGATTATTGATTATGTAGAAGGGAATTAA
- a CDS encoding helix-turn-helix transcriptional regulator, with amino-acid sequence MSKNIGGAKPQRYVQPSLLMALTNGSSYGYQLIQLIGEYGFLRGDVPPGMIYRHLRQMDEEGLVDSKWDAQGDGPAKRVYSITPEGREILEAWIIHMEGQRDALDKFIQRYREQ; translated from the coding sequence ATGTCTAAAAATATAGGTGGTGCTAAGCCACAAAGATACGTGCAGCCATCACTGTTGATGGCCTTAACGAATGGATCTTCTTACGGATATCAGTTGATTCAACTTATTGGTGAGTATGGATTTTTGCGCGGCGATGTACCGCCTGGAATGATCTATAGACACCTTCGTCAGATGGATGAGGAAGGCTTGGTTGATTCAAAGTGGGACGCTCAGGGGGATGGTCCTGCTAAGAGAGTCTATTCCATCACCCCGGAAGGTCGAGAGATTCTGGAAGCTTGGATCATACATATGGAAGGTCAGCGTGATGCGCTGGACAAGTTTATCCAGCGTTATAGGGAGCAGTAG
- a CDS encoding antibiotic biosynthesis monooxygenase family protein has product MFAVIFEVTPKAEGKAEYIKIAGQIRSFLESREGFISIERFQSLADERKMLSLSFWENESAIEKWRNLLEHRNAQQAGKDKLFESYRIRVAEVVRDYTEESRKQTPADSVAALS; this is encoded by the coding sequence ATGTTTGCGGTAATATTTGAAGTAACACCAAAAGCAGAGGGGAAAGCAGAATATATAAAAATAGCCGGTCAGATCAGATCATTTCTTGAAAGCAGGGAAGGTTTTATTTCTATTGAACGCTTTCAAAGCCTTGCTGATGAGCGTAAAATGCTCAGTCTATCTTTTTGGGAGAATGAATCTGCTATTGAAAAATGGCGTAACCTGCTTGAACACCGCAATGCGCAGCAAGCAGGCAAAGATAAACTTTTTGAATCTTACAGAATAAGAGTTGCCGAAGTAGTCAGAGACTATACTGAAGAATCAAGAAAACAAACACCTGCTGATTCAGTTGCTGCTCTCTCCTAA
- a CDS encoding DUF1566 domain-containing protein — MKKFLISMIMVMLTASFVWAGNYQIVDTGQKACFDNRKQIKCPDKGDDYFGQDAQYQGNQPKYIDNGDGTITDKVTGLMWVKARGPQLSWQSAIDGAKKCRIGGYEDWRAPTIKELYSLIDFNGWVQGSKLSSTPFIDTKYFTFAYGDTKSGRRIIDCQDWSSTVYVSKTMNDNPTAFGVNFADGRIKGYGKNYRRSQGKKYIRYVRGNPDYGKNSFVDHKDGTIEDTATSLIWQKNDSGKKLNWEESLTYCEYLTLGGRNNWRLPNAKELQSIVDYSRSPATTGSAAIDPVFSVTDKESYYYTSTTHMDGPTPSHAAYVAFGRAMGYFAPPRSNNKRWMDVHGAGAQRSDPKSGDPDSFPQGRGPQGDDIRIYNYARCVSGGNVTPHTPSYNKIKTWQGAMPGGSGARAGNRNEMQGYRMHQNQNRPSYNQQQNTFIDQNMMQNGRGKGQGQGNLQGPPPEAYTACEGLSSGEDCTVETPRGTLSGICMKRGEHFFCVPKGHRRGNMGFTNPQ; from the coding sequence ATGAAAAAGTTTTTAATATCAATGATCATGGTGATGCTGACGGCCAGCTTTGTATGGGCAGGAAATTATCAGATTGTTGATACGGGACAAAAAGCGTGCTTTGACAATCGTAAACAAATAAAATGTCCAGATAAGGGCGATGACTACTTTGGTCAGGATGCACAATACCAAGGAAACCAACCCAAATATATCGATAACGGAGATGGAACCATCACCGACAAAGTGACTGGACTTATGTGGGTAAAAGCACGTGGACCGCAACTTTCCTGGCAATCAGCCATTGATGGAGCAAAGAAATGCAGGATCGGTGGATATGAAGACTGGAGAGCTCCGACAATCAAAGAGCTATACTCACTCATTGACTTTAATGGCTGGGTGCAAGGTTCAAAATTATCTTCCACCCCATTTATTGATACTAAGTATTTTACCTTCGCATATGGTGACACAAAATCTGGTCGACGCATTATCGACTGCCAGGACTGGTCCTCTACTGTATACGTAAGTAAAACAATGAATGATAACCCAACTGCTTTTGGAGTTAATTTTGCCGATGGACGAATCAAAGGTTACGGGAAAAACTATCGCAGATCACAAGGCAAAAAATATATCCGCTATGTTCGCGGCAATCCAGACTATGGCAAAAACAGTTTTGTTGACCATAAGGATGGAACTATCGAAGACACTGCAACATCCCTAATCTGGCAGAAAAATGATAGCGGCAAGAAACTTAACTGGGAAGAATCTCTGACTTATTGTGAATACCTTACTCTCGGTGGGCGCAATAACTGGAGACTGCCTAATGCAAAAGAACTGCAATCAATCGTAGACTACTCACGCAGCCCGGCAACAACTGGTTCAGCAGCAATTGATCCTGTTTTTTCAGTGACCGACAAAGAATCATACTACTATACCTCCACAACCCATATGGACGGTCCAACTCCATCTCATGCAGCTTATGTAGCTTTTGGACGTGCCATGGGCTACTTCGCTCCGCCACGCAGTAATAATAAAAGATGGATGGATGTCCATGGTGCAGGAGCACAGCGAAGTGATCCTAAGTCAGGAGATCCTGACAGCTTTCCACAGGGTCGTGGACCGCAGGGAGATGATATACGTATCTACAATTATGCACGCTGTGTTTCAGGAGGTAATGTCACACCACATACTCCGTCATACAATAAAATTAAAACATGGCAAGGAGCAATGCCTGGAGGATCAGGAGCGCGTGCAGGCAACAGAAATGAAATGCAAGGTTACCGAATGCACCAAAACCAAAACCGCCCATCATATAATCAGCAGCAAAATACTTTCATAGACCAAAATATGATGCAAAACGGAAGAGGAAAAGGACAAGGACAAGGGAACCTACAAGGCCCGCCTCCGGAAGCTTATACGGCGTGTGAAGGTCTTTCCAGCGGAGAAGACTGCACTGTCGAAACTCCGCGCGGAACACTAAGTGGCATATGCATGAAGCGCGGGGAACATTTTTTTTGCGTGCCAAAAGGACATCGCAGAGGCAACATGGGATTTACAAATCCACAATAA
- a CDS encoding anion permease, translated as MDKLLKFSPVIVALAMALIPTPQGLQPDAWYFLCIFVGVVIGLIVEPVPAALVGLLGVAVIAILGLVDPSAKASRSWALSGFSNGVIWLIFAAFMFALGYQKTGLGRRISLILIRYLGKNTLGLGYAIAFSDAIISPFMPSNTARSAGTIYPIASNIPPMFDSYSDKNPRKIGSYLTWVAFSATCVTSSMFLTALAPNLLAVDLINQSTGITIQWGQWAKAMIPVMLPLFLLSPWLAYIVYPPTQKHSPEAPAWAKAELEKMGKVSKKELMMLGYAIMALVFWIFGKEFGVDSTVAAIFVLSLMILTNIISWEDVITNKGAWNVLVWFATLVAMASGLKKTGVLKWIGDLVSVYLQGMPPLTVAIMLVLLFFVLHYFFASTTAHTTALMPLFLAIAIPLVPAEMMPRLALMLAASLGVMGIITPYATGPAPIWYGSGFISQARWWALGAIFGSIYLAAMIVATIIYI; from the coding sequence GTGGACAAACTGCTGAAATTTTCGCCTGTCATCGTTGCGCTAGCTATGGCTTTAATTCCGACACCACAAGGTCTTCAACCAGATGCATGGTACTTTCTCTGCATTTTTGTAGGAGTTGTGATCGGGCTTATTGTAGAACCTGTTCCCGCCGCACTTGTAGGCTTACTTGGAGTGGCAGTTATTGCTATCCTAGGACTGGTTGACCCAAGTGCAAAAGCCAGTCGCAGCTGGGCCTTATCCGGCTTCTCAAATGGAGTCATATGGCTTATATTTGCAGCGTTCATGTTTGCGCTTGGATATCAAAAAACAGGGCTGGGACGCAGAATAAGCCTTATTCTGATTAGATATCTTGGAAAGAATACACTTGGACTTGGTTATGCTATTGCTTTTTCAGATGCAATAATCTCTCCTTTCATGCCGTCCAACACAGCTCGCAGTGCAGGAACTATTTATCCAATTGCCAGTAACATCCCCCCCATGTTTGATTCATATTCTGACAAAAACCCACGCAAAATTGGTTCATATCTGACATGGGTTGCTTTTTCCGCTACTTGTGTGACCAGCTCCATGTTTTTAACAGCACTTGCACCAAATCTTCTTGCTGTTGACCTGATCAATCAGAGTACAGGTATCACTATCCAATGGGGACAGTGGGCTAAAGCCATGATTCCTGTCATGCTTCCTCTCTTTCTGCTTTCCCCGTGGCTGGCTTACATTGTTTATCCACCAACACAGAAACATTCTCCTGAAGCTCCGGCATGGGCAAAAGCAGAACTTGAAAAAATGGGTAAAGTTTCAAAGAAAGAACTGATGATGCTCGGTTATGCAATTATGGCCCTTGTTTTCTGGATTTTTGGAAAGGAATTCGGTGTAGACAGTACTGTAGCTGCAATTTTTGTTCTATCACTTATGATACTTACGAATATAATATCGTGGGAGGATGTAATAACGAATAAGGGTGCATGGAATGTTCTGGTCTGGTTTGCCACTTTGGTAGCCATGGCAAGCGGACTCAAAAAGACCGGTGTGCTTAAATGGATAGGTGATCTTGTCTCTGTTTACCTGCAAGGCATGCCTCCACTAACCGTGGCCATCATGCTTGTATTGCTATTCTTTGTTCTTCATTACTTTTTTGCCAGCACTACGGCTCATACAACAGCGCTCATGCCTCTGTTTCTTGCCATTGCAATTCCACTGGTTCCTGCTGAAATGATGCCTAGACTGGCCCTCATGCTCGCCGCCTCTCTTGGCGTTATGGGAATTATTACCCCGTACGCAACTGGCCCGGCTCCTATATGGTACGGGTCAGGATTTATCAGTCAAGCCAGGTGGTGGGCTCTCGGTGCAATTTTTGGAAGTATATACCTTGCAGCAATGATTGTTGCGACGATAATATATATCTAA
- a CDS encoding methyl-accepting chemotaxis protein: MLKKFSVTTKIAGAFAIILIFLALTASQGVFKLGESKDDFINYRELAIETNLAAEIQEHLLLTRISAINYMNAATQKSQDEYTQNFKKLLNFVEQAHEKITNTVRASFIIEIKKNLSVYNNNFNNYIKHKNIEDDSLALAQKNGELIVQGLKTLLESANQREDSFMTAMVEKSLATLYKARLHNAYFIYNTKDEKDANNSLKEFSSFKKDLRDIQNILYAPSDLGLINEMGENIEKYISSTRMFVKQTVAMAKIQQEMAASGPIIAKLIDKFKTSVVNEQEGLGKHMHTSISSAITTMTTSSIIIFIVGMLLSFFISRSITVPLKKASIFVKDLANGNLDSKIDVDQRDEVGRICDDVALVGNTLREVISEIETAIDDIEIGKIDSKADRKDFKGSFAELIDRTNLATGVLKSFINEVPMPIITIDTNMAILFINKAGTKLLGKSFKDVQGNKCSKMINTPDCETPNCACYKSMKSSQIENGTTSVRLPDSELNIDYIGIPISKDGKVVGAMEVIIDQTGVRSAQKRMQDVAQRTQLISEQLSSASEEMAAQIEQISKGSEIQRERIVETATAMDQMNSTIMEVAQNASSASSNSLEAKSQAEEGAARVTKSVKSITEIHSIAEDLRENMQSLGQKTESISTVMDVISDIADQTNLLALNAAIEAARAGEAGRGFAVVADEVRKLAEKTMTATQEVGESIKNIQTSVRMNMQEVENAVGAVQDTTDLARQSGESLESIVKMVETSANQVESIATASEEQSSASEEINGAISEINLVARETTEGIQQSAKAIQELSVMSNDLSKLIRELRNN; this comes from the coding sequence ATGCTAAAAAAATTTAGTGTAACAACTAAAATAGCAGGGGCTTTTGCTATTATACTTATATTTCTAGCCTTAACAGCCAGCCAAGGAGTATTTAAACTCGGTGAAAGTAAAGACGATTTTATAAATTACCGGGAGCTTGCCATTGAAACAAATCTAGCCGCAGAAATTCAGGAGCATCTTTTACTGACAAGAATTAGTGCCATCAACTATATGAACGCTGCAACCCAGAAATCACAGGATGAATACACTCAAAATTTTAAAAAACTACTGAACTTTGTTGAACAGGCACATGAAAAAATAACAAACACAGTAAGAGCTTCCTTTATTATTGAAATCAAAAAAAATCTCTCCGTCTACAACAATAATTTCAATAACTATATCAAACATAAAAATATTGAGGATGATTCGTTAGCCTTAGCCCAAAAAAATGGGGAACTTATTGTTCAAGGGTTAAAGACTCTTCTCGAAAGTGCGAACCAGCGTGAAGACAGTTTTATGACTGCAATGGTCGAGAAAAGTTTGGCAACACTTTACAAAGCCAGACTGCACAATGCTTATTTTATATACAACACTAAGGATGAAAAAGATGCTAACAACAGCCTAAAAGAGTTCAGTTCTTTTAAAAAGGACCTGCGCGATATCCAAAATATTCTCTATGCTCCCTCTGATCTTGGTTTAATCAATGAAATGGGTGAAAACATCGAAAAGTATATTTCCAGTACGAGGATGTTTGTTAAACAAACTGTTGCCATGGCGAAAATACAGCAAGAGATGGCAGCTAGCGGCCCAATAATTGCCAAACTGATAGATAAATTCAAAACGTCAGTAGTGAATGAGCAGGAAGGGCTTGGCAAACATATGCATACCTCCATCTCCTCAGCAATAACAACGATGACTACAAGTTCAATCATAATTTTTATTGTTGGAATGCTGCTTTCATTCTTTATATCCCGAAGCATCACTGTGCCACTCAAAAAGGCAAGCATCTTTGTAAAAGATCTGGCCAACGGCAATTTGGATAGTAAAATTGACGTAGACCAAAGGGATGAAGTAGGCCGCATATGTGATGATGTCGCCCTTGTAGGAAACACCTTGCGAGAGGTTATTTCTGAAATCGAGACTGCTATTGATGATATCGAAATAGGCAAGATTGACAGTAAGGCTGACCGTAAAGATTTTAAAGGAAGTTTTGCAGAACTTATTGACCGCACGAACCTTGCTACAGGAGTTCTCAAATCTTTTATCAATGAAGTTCCCATGCCAATCATAACGATAGATACCAACATGGCTATCCTTTTTATAAACAAAGCAGGGACAAAATTATTGGGAAAAAGTTTTAAAGATGTACAAGGAAATAAATGCTCAAAAATGATTAATACCCCTGATTGTGAAACGCCTAATTGCGCTTGCTATAAATCAATGAAGTCATCTCAAATCGAAAATGGGACAACAAGTGTACGCCTACCTGATTCAGAGCTAAACATCGACTATATTGGTATTCCCATTAGTAAAGACGGTAAAGTAGTGGGAGCAATGGAAGTAATCATCGACCAGACAGGTGTTCGTTCTGCGCAAAAACGTATGCAGGATGTTGCACAGCGAACACAACTTATTTCTGAGCAGTTATCATCTGCAAGTGAAGAAATGGCTGCGCAAATAGAGCAGATCAGCAAAGGCTCAGAAATACAGAGAGAACGCATAGTAGAAACAGCTACAGCCATGGACCAGATGAACAGTACCATTATGGAGGTTGCACAAAATGCTTCCAGTGCTTCTTCCAATAGCCTCGAAGCCAAGAGTCAAGCTGAAGAAGGAGCAGCCCGCGTTACAAAATCAGTAAAATCTATCACTGAAATCCACTCTATTGCAGAGGATCTTCGCGAAAACATGCAGTCACTGGGTCAAAAAACGGAGTCAATAAGTACTGTCATGGATGTAATTTCTGACATTGCTGACCAGACAAACCTACTGGCATTAAATGCAGCAATTGAAGCAGCACGGGCAGGAGAAGCTGGACGGGGATTCGCTGTTGTTGCTGATGAAGTCCGCAAACTTGCAGAAAAAACTATGACAGCCACTCAAGAAGTTGGCGAGAGCATAAAGAATATTCAAACTTCAGTGCGTATGAATATGCAGGAAGTTGAAAACGCTGTCGGCGCAGTGCAGGATACCACCGACCTCGCAAGACAGTCTGGTGAATCACTTGAATCAATTGTAAAAATGGTTGAAACCAGTGCAAATCAAGTGGAAAGCATAGCTACAGCTTCAGAAGAACAATCCAGTGCATCTGAAGAAATAAACGGAGCCATCAGTGAAATAAATCTCGTTGCCAGAGAAACTACTGAAGGTATTCAACAATCCGCCAAAGCAATTCAGGAACTTTCAGTAATGTCCAATGATCTCAGTAAACTTATCCGAGAATTGCGTAACAACTAA
- a CDS encoding nitrite reductase, giving the protein MNNIVAEPIMVMPVERKDGTYALRLCLNQGQLTAGMMKTVMETMVKFNLTSLRATTGQRMNLEGIPKDKLGEVIESIGTAVEKAPPGVSVCTGAGICKYGVQESRSMGDKVLAAVKQNGPYPFKVKSGVSGCKISCGLSFVRDIGLVGTPKGWDVHFGGAATKNAGLGVQIGTKVSEEEALDLVGKALRFYKENGRKRERTSGMLRRLGADAVLEALK; this is encoded by the coding sequence ATGAATAATATTGTTGCTGAACCTATTATGGTTATGCCTGTAGAGCGCAAGGACGGTACCTACGCTTTGCGACTGTGCCTTAATCAGGGACAGCTTACTGCCGGAATGATGAAAACTGTTATGGAGACAATGGTTAAGTTTAATTTAACTTCTTTGCGTGCCACTACAGGACAGCGTATGAATCTTGAGGGTATTCCCAAGGATAAGCTTGGTGAAGTAATTGAAAGTATTGGAACAGCTGTTGAGAAGGCTCCTCCCGGTGTTTCTGTCTGTACAGGGGCAGGGATTTGTAAGTACGGAGTGCAAGAGAGTCGCTCCATGGGGGATAAGGTTCTTGCTGCGGTAAAGCAGAACGGGCCGTATCCTTTTAAAGTGAAGAGTGGTGTTTCCGGTTGTAAAATCAGCTGTGGACTTAGCTTTGTTCGTGATATCGGACTTGTTGGGACGCCTAAAGGCTGGGATGTTCATTTTGGCGGTGCCGCAACAAAAAATGCCGGACTTGGCGTGCAGATCGGAACTAAAGTAAGCGAAGAAGAAGCTCTGGATCTGGTCGGTAAGGCTCTCAGGTTTTATAAAGAAAACGGTCGTAAACGTGAACGCACCAGCGGCATGCTCAGACGACTTGGTGCAGACGCTGTTCTAGAAGCTTTGAAATAG
- a CDS encoding cytochrome c3 family protein, giving the protein MKNRYIPITFIVAVLAIAAAAGFIFPPAVQKSPARVVMDNSGGRVIFTHSTHAEEYGYECADCHHDDIGQDRPIPCGSCHPAAFDEKFKVEHQKNFPNKEACLRCHDDVPTGPLAEEDRPDTENIPLRADAFHKQCMSCHESDGGPYGEDSCNECHAR; this is encoded by the coding sequence TTGAAGAACAGATATATCCCAATAACTTTTATTGTTGCTGTCTTGGCTATTGCGGCGGCCGCCGGATTTATTTTTCCGCCTGCTGTGCAGAAAAGTCCGGCGCGCGTTGTCATGGATAACAGTGGCGGAAGGGTTATTTTCACCCATTCAACTCATGCTGAAGAGTATGGATACGAGTGTGCCGACTGTCATCATGATGATATCGGACAGGATAGACCTATACCATGTGGGTCCTGTCATCCTGCGGCGTTTGATGAAAAGTTCAAGGTTGAACATCAGAAAAATTTTCCAAACAAGGAAGCTTGTCTGCGTTGTCATGACGATGTTCCTACAGGACCTCTGGCTGAAGAGGACAGACCTGACACCGAGAACATCCCTTTAAGAGCTGACGCTTTTCACAAACAGTGCATGAGCTGTCACGAAAGTGACGGGGGCCCTTATGGTGAAGACTCCTGCAATGAATGTCATGCGAGGTAG
- a CDS encoding uridine kinase, whose translation MGKLIKEDGEKGRLHIETRLLGESLVGKDCLLATEAKEYFHMQPDVNVLKIGGQSIMDRGAKALLPILDELVKAKEEHKILLMTGGGTRARHVYNIGVDLGMPTGVLSKLGDKVSWQNAEMLSVLLAKHGGVKIGHGDHLEQLNMYCQLGYLPITTGIPPYGFFEHPAEVGSIPPHRTDSGAFLLAENIGAKSVLYLKDEKGLYEDDPKKAKDRETLKFYDKIHVDELIEMDLDDLIVERAVLKFLKNAKTLKQFQIIDVLRHPEEVHAALRGEHVGTIVYK comes from the coding sequence ATGGGTAAGTTGATTAAAGAAGATGGAGAAAAAGGTCGTTTACACATAGAAACCAGATTGTTGGGTGAATCTCTGGTTGGCAAAGATTGTTTGCTTGCAACAGAAGCTAAAGAATATTTCCATATGCAGCCGGATGTTAATGTTTTAAAAATAGGTGGTCAATCTATCATGGACAGGGGAGCCAAAGCTCTTCTGCCAATTCTTGATGAGCTTGTTAAAGCCAAGGAAGAGCATAAAATCCTGCTTATGACCGGTGGTGGTACTCGTGCTCGTCATGTCTATAATATCGGTGTTGATCTAGGTATGCCTACAGGAGTTCTTTCAAAACTGGGTGATAAAGTGTCATGGCAGAATGCAGAAATGCTTTCTGTTCTGCTTGCCAAGCATGGTGGAGTAAAGATCGGTCATGGTGATCATCTTGAGCAGCTAAACATGTATTGCCAGCTTGGATATCTTCCGATTACTACAGGCATCCCTCCATATGGTTTTTTTGAACATCCGGCAGAAGTCGGTTCAATACCTCCGCACCGTACAGATTCAGGAGCATTTCTGCTGGCGGAAAATATTGGTGCAAAGTCTGTTCTATATCTTAAGGATGAAAAAGGCTTATATGAAGATGATCCTAAGAAGGCTAAAGATCGTGAAACTCTAAAATTTTATGATAAAATTCATGTCGACGAATTAATTGAAATGGATCTCGATGATTTGATTGTCGAACGTGCTGTTCTAAAATTTCTTAAGAATGCCAAGACACTCAAGCAGTTTCAAATTATTGATGTTCTGCGTCATCCTGAAGAAGTACATGCTGCATTACGTGGTGAGCATGTGGGGACAATTGTATATAAATAG
- a CDS encoding substrate-binding periplasmic protein — protein MTLHNKLKFILLFFILTVFISYTAYAEQIIVPVNHFPPWKIIDTNNNISGINIALTKRLLEKASVTPTFVSRPWKRCQLMMEKGTADIMNGLLKSSDREKYMIFLDPPYKTNSTKAFYTRKGESTKIRTYYDLANKTIGTVLGSKYFPKFDADKNLKKEIVTNTHTNIKKLTFGRIDTFIGTTTVTDYLIAHDGLEDKITKSEYIYSEPIPVYFAVSKKSPLANRIPELSAALKKMVESGEVDRIINEFTHKTN, from the coding sequence ATGACCTTACATAATAAACTAAAATTTATTCTACTCTTTTTTATACTAACAGTTTTTATAAGTTATACAGCTTATGCCGAACAAATAATTGTTCCTGTAAATCATTTTCCACCATGGAAAATAATTGATACGAATAACAATATTTCTGGAATCAATATTGCCTTAACAAAACGTTTGCTGGAAAAGGCAAGCGTGACACCTACTTTTGTATCTCGGCCATGGAAAAGATGCCAATTGATGATGGAAAAAGGAACAGCAGATATAATGAATGGCCTCTTGAAAAGTTCTGACCGTGAAAAATATATGATTTTTCTTGATCCACCATACAAAACAAACAGTACAAAAGCTTTCTATACACGCAAAGGAGAATCAACGAAAATACGAACTTACTATGACCTTGCTAACAAAACCATTGGAACTGTTCTTGGATCCAAATATTTTCCAAAATTTGATGCTGACAAGAACTTAAAAAAAGAGATCGTGACCAATACTCATACTAATATTAAGAAGCTCACATTCGGCCGCATTGACACCTTTATTGGAACAACAACAGTGACAGACTACCTTATTGCCCACGACGGTTTGGAAGATAAAATCACGAAATCAGAATACATATACTCCGAGCCAATACCTGTATATTTCGCTGTATCCAAAAAATCTCCTCTGGCTAATCGTATACCGGAACTATCAGCTGCACTTAAAAAAATGGTAGAATCTGGTGAAGTAGATAGAATTATTAATGAATTCACCCACAAGACAAATTAG